One part of the Anopheles coustani chromosome 2, idAnoCousDA_361_x.2, whole genome shotgun sequence genome encodes these proteins:
- the LOC131262552 gene encoding oligoribonuclease, mitochondrial isoform X1, whose protein sequence is MLRIIRRNMSALINANNIIWIDLEMTGLNVEEDRILEMACIITDGDLNIVAKGPNLVVHESDAVLANMNDWCKEHHAKTQLIDAVRKSTYSVQQVEKEMLNFIKQYCPERSCPIAGNSIYMDRLFLKKYMPGLDEYAHYRVIDISTIKELCKRWNKLAYESAPPKQFVHRSLNDIEESIGELKYYRETFMKTK, encoded by the coding sequence ATGCTTCGAATTATTCGCAGGAACATGTCAGCTTTAATCAACGCGAACAACATTATTTGGATCGATTTAGAAATGACTGGTTTAAACGTAGAAGAAGATCGAATTCTGGAGATGGCCTGTATCATCACCGATGGCGATTTGAACATTGTGGCGAAAGGACCTAATTTAGTTGTTCACGAGTCAGATGCAGTTTTGGCAAACATGAATGATTGGTGCAAAGAACATCATGCGAAGACACAACTTATAGATGCAGTGAGAAAATCTACGTACTCAGTGCAACAAGTTGAAAAGGAAATGCTAAATTTCATAAAGCAGTACTGTCCGGAGCGTAGTTGCCCGATAGCCGGTAACAGCATTTATATGGATCGGTTATTTCTCAAAAAATATATGCCAGGTCTTGATGAATACGCACATTATCGTGTGATCGATATAAGCACCATCAAAGAACTATGCAAGCGTTGGAATAAGTTGGCTTATGAATCAGCCCCGCCAAAACAATTTGTTCATCGGTCTTTAAATGATATTGAGGAGAGCATCGGTGAATTGAAGTATTATAGAGAAACATTTATGAAGACAAAATAA
- the LOC131262552 gene encoding oligoribonuclease, mitochondrial isoform X2: protein MSALINANNIIWIDLEMTGLNVEEDRILEMACIITDGDLNIVAKGPNLVVHESDAVLANMNDWCKEHHAKTQLIDAVRKSTYSVQQVEKEMLNFIKQYCPERSCPIAGNSIYMDRLFLKKYMPGLDEYAHYRVIDISTIKELCKRWNKLAYESAPPKQFVHRSLNDIEESIGELKYYRETFMKTK, encoded by the coding sequence ATGTCAGCTTTAATCAACGCGAACAACATTATTTGGATCGATTTAGAAATGACTGGTTTAAACGTAGAAGAAGATCGAATTCTGGAGATGGCCTGTATCATCACCGATGGCGATTTGAACATTGTGGCGAAAGGACCTAATTTAGTTGTTCACGAGTCAGATGCAGTTTTGGCAAACATGAATGATTGGTGCAAAGAACATCATGCGAAGACACAACTTATAGATGCAGTGAGAAAATCTACGTACTCAGTGCAACAAGTTGAAAAGGAAATGCTAAATTTCATAAAGCAGTACTGTCCGGAGCGTAGTTGCCCGATAGCCGGTAACAGCATTTATATGGATCGGTTATTTCTCAAAAAATATATGCCAGGTCTTGATGAATACGCACATTATCGTGTGATCGATATAAGCACCATCAAAGAACTATGCAAGCGTTGGAATAAGTTGGCTTATGAATCAGCCCCGCCAAAACAATTTGTTCATCGGTCTTTAAATGATATTGAGGAGAGCATCGGTGAATTGAAGTATTATAGAGAAACATTTATGAAGACAAAATAA